In Mercurialis annua linkage group LG6, ddMerAnnu1.2, whole genome shotgun sequence, the following are encoded in one genomic region:
- the LOC126688158 gene encoding cytochrome P450 78A9-like: MRTDIDCVWVLALASKCTVFTHQNIAWSVSIMSLAWLFISLLYWVHPGGPAWGKYNLKKRSTTAKSIPGPRGLPLFGSMSLMADLAHRRIAGAAAKCKAERLMGFSLGDTRVIVTCNPDVAKEILNSSVFADRPVKESAYRLMFDRAIGFAPYGVYWRTLRKIAATHLFCPKQIKASESQRTMIAAQMVDLIKGQNNGDQSITVRGVLKRASLNNMMCSIFGREYKLDFLNSEAEEVRELVDEGYDLLGTLNWTDHLPWLADFDPQKIRFRCSNLVPKVNRFVSRIIDDHRHPSESSVKDFVDVLLSLEGPDKLTESDMIAVLWEMVFRGTDTVAVLIEWILARIALHPEVQSKVHDELDEVVGKTRAVDEFDLSALVYLHAVVKEVLRLHPPGPLLSWARLAITDTTVDGYHVPAGTTAMVNMWAIARDPELWADPLEFIPERFVAKDGELEFSVLGSDLRLAPFGSGRRTCPGKNLGLTTVTFWVATLLHEFKWLPSDGKKSIDLSEILGLSCEMANPLSVKVQPRRP, encoded by the exons ATGAGAACCGACATAGATTGCGTTTGGGTCCTTGCTTTAGCCTCAAAATGTACAGTCTTCACACACCAAAACATTGCATGGTCAGTTTCAATCATGAGCCTGGCTTGGCTATTCATTTCCCTTCTCTACTGGGTTCATCCCGGTGGTCCAGCTTGGGGTAAGTACAACCTTAAAAAACGTTCTACTACAGCCAAATCCATTCCAGGTCCGAGAGGGTTGCCTTTATTTGGCAGCATGAGCCTCATGGCTGACCTCGCTCACCGCCGAATCGCCGGCGCGGCTGCGAAATGTAAAGCCGAGAGGCTTATGGGATTTAGCCTCGGGGATACTCGTGTTATTGTGACATGCAATCCTGATGTAGCTAAGGAAATTCTCAACAGTTCTGTTTTTGCTGATCGACCCGTGAAAGAGTCTGCTTATAGACTCATGTTCGACCGAGCCATTGGTTTTGCTCCTTACGGTGTTTACTGGCGAACACTCCGAAAAATTGCGGCTACTCATCTGTTCTGTCCTAAGCAAATTAAAGCTTCTGAATCTCAAAGAACAATGATCGCGGCTCAGATGGTGGATTTGATCAAGGGACAAAATAATGGTGATCAGAGCATTACTGTTCGAGGAGTACTAAAACGTGCGTCGTTGAATAACATGATGTGTTCTATTTTCGGGCGAGAATATAAACTTGATTTTCTAAACAGTGAAGCTGAAGAAGTTAGAGAACTAGTTGATGAAGGTTATGATTTGTTAGGTACTCTTAATTGGACCGATCACCTTCCTTGGTTAGCTGATTTTGACCCACAAAAAATCCGGTTCAGATGCTCAAACCTCGTGCCGAAAGTGAACCGTTTCGTCAGCCGAATCATCGATGACCACCGACATCCATCTGAATCCTCTGTTAAAGATTTTGTTGACGTTTTGCTGTCTCTTGAAGGCCCTGATAAGCTAACGGAGTCTGATATGATCGCCGTTCTTTGG GAAATGGTTTTTAGAGGAACGGACACGGTGGCGGTTTTGATCGAGTGGATACTAGCAAGAATTGCACTTCATCCTGAGGTTCAATCGAAGGTCCACGATGAGCTTGATGAAGTTGTTGGCAAAACAAGAGCCGTTGATGAGTTTGATCTCAGTGCCTTGGTGTATCTGCACGCGGTTGTTAAAGAAGTGTTGAGGCTACACCCACCAGGCCCACTTCTTTCATGGGCCAGACTGGCTATAACAGATACAACCGTCGATGGGTATCATGTGCCTGCGGGGACCACTGCAATGGTGAACATGTGGGCTATAGCAAGGGATCCGGAGTTGTGGGCTGACCCGCTTGAATTTATTCCTGAGAGATTTGTGGCAAAAGATGGAGAGCTCGAATTTTCAGTTCTCGGGTCGGATCTCAGACTTGCACCATTTGGGTCGGGTAGAAGGACTTGTCCGGGTAAGAACTTGGGTTTAACCACGGTAACATTTTGGGTGGCCACGCTTTTACATGAGTTTAAATGGCTACCGTCCGATGGTAAAAAAAGTATTGACTTGTCAGAGATTTTGGGACTGTCTTGTGAAATGGCTAACCCATTGTCCGTGAAGGTGCAGCCTAGGCGGCCTTAG